A DNA window from Paenibacillus andongensis contains the following coding sequences:
- a CDS encoding FAD binding domain-containing protein has protein sequence MSVPLYQLPEQQPSVWQPTSVEEAMRLKHKWGDDSVLIAGGTWLRTRWENGHAPIPQHLISLGSISSLSGLTVDSQGRIHIGPALCLADLMKNELVRQRCGLLVQACSEIAAPSVRNLASIGGNVMSRTGDLIPVLLVMDAQIICSDGQNERSLALMEWLESPISSQNEVMTGIVVPTAALMKAEEGSSYEFYLKVGRREAFTPSVVTVAGRLELGTDGTLTRFALAAGGGSAVPARFKYLEAAAIGQPLSKELLKYLHKGVFAEFDAVADDYAGVTYRKQTAANLIVSECYKAWQKGGGADAPRS, from the coding sequence ATGTCAGTTCCTTTGTATCAGCTGCCAGAGCAGCAGCCTTCAGTATGGCAGCCTACGAGTGTAGAGGAAGCTATGCGTTTGAAGCATAAATGGGGAGATGATTCGGTACTCATTGCTGGGGGAACCTGGCTGCGTACTCGCTGGGAAAACGGTCATGCACCGATCCCACAGCATCTGATTAGCCTTGGAAGTATTTCATCTCTCTCGGGATTAACGGTCGATTCTCAAGGGCGAATTCATATAGGGCCAGCCCTTTGTTTAGCTGATTTGATGAAAAATGAACTGGTTAGGCAACGATGCGGGCTCCTTGTGCAAGCCTGCTCGGAGATCGCAGCGCCCTCTGTTCGGAATTTAGCCTCTATCGGAGGCAACGTGATGTCACGAACGGGTGACCTCATTCCTGTATTGCTTGTCATGGATGCCCAAATCATTTGCTCGGATGGGCAGAATGAACGTTCACTGGCGCTGATGGAGTGGCTGGAGAGTCCGATTTCGAGCCAGAACGAGGTAATGACTGGGATCGTGGTGCCAACGGCAGCTCTGATGAAAGCGGAAGAGGGAAGTAGCTACGAGTTTTATCTAAAGGTGGGACGCAGAGAAGCGTTCACCCCATCGGTTGTAACGGTAGCTGGAAGGCTAGAGCTAGGTACAGATGGAACACTCACAAGATTTGCGTTAGCTGCAGGTGGAGGAAGTGCTGTTCCGGCAAGGTTTAAATATCTGGAGGCCGCAGCTATTGGTCAGCCTTTATCCAAGGAGCTTCTGAAGTATCTGCATAAGGGTGTGTTCGCGGAATTTGATGCGGTGGCTGATGATTATGCCGGTGTGACTTATCGCAAGCAGACTGCGGCCAATCTCATCGTATCTGAATGCTATAAAGCGTGGCAAAAGGGGGGCGGAGCGGATGCTCCTAGGTCGTGA
- a CDS encoding aromatic ring-hydroxylating dioxygenase subunit alpha, which translates to MTIQDIALIDEWHPVLLSSELLNKPIPVIVLGEKVAVFRTSQGVHAFKDLCIHRGVPLSLGKVKGDELVCAYHGWSYNGCGTCTRIPSLPADRAIPSKAKAFVYGCVEAHGLIWVCLGKPASLQPNVSKYIPEGFKEVIMGPYTLQAAGPRIIENFLDVSHLMFVHEGLLGDSEFAEIGDYQVYEEDGVLTSEEIVIFQPDPDGTGRGVHSRYVYEVFGPLCVAFTKRDRDTDHIFRLFLMVLPETEQTSKAFMLKQRNYAYEEPDEVFVQFQDLLIEQDREMVENQKPELLPLDLQAELHLNTDRLSIAYRKRLRELGVTFGTA; encoded by the coding sequence ATGACGATACAAGATATTGCTTTGATTGACGAGTGGCATCCGGTGTTGTTGTCGTCAGAACTGTTAAATAAGCCTATACCTGTCATCGTGTTAGGTGAAAAAGTGGCTGTATTCCGCACTTCGCAAGGCGTCCACGCCTTCAAGGACTTATGTATTCATCGGGGAGTACCACTATCGCTGGGCAAAGTGAAGGGGGATGAGCTTGTCTGTGCTTACCACGGTTGGTCCTATAACGGCTGCGGTACTTGTACGCGAATTCCGTCTCTGCCGGCAGATCGGGCGATTCCCTCCAAGGCGAAAGCGTTCGTCTACGGATGTGTAGAGGCACACGGATTGATCTGGGTTTGTCTAGGTAAACCGGCTAGTCTGCAGCCGAACGTAAGCAAGTATATTCCCGAAGGCTTCAAAGAAGTCATCATGGGACCATACACGCTGCAAGCTGCAGGACCTCGTATCATAGAGAACTTCCTCGACGTATCCCACTTGATGTTTGTGCATGAGGGTCTGCTAGGTGATAGTGAATTTGCCGAAATTGGGGATTATCAGGTTTATGAGGAGGACGGTGTCCTTACTTCAGAGGAAATCGTCATCTTTCAACCCGATCCGGATGGAACGGGGCGCGGCGTACATAGCCGATACGTCTACGAAGTGTTCGGTCCGCTCTGTGTCGCTTTTACCAAAAGAGATCGCGATACGGATCATATCTTCCGGTTGTTTTTGATGGTGCTGCCGGAAACGGAGCAGACGAGCAAAGCGTTCATGTTGAAGCAGAGGAACTATGCTTATGAGGAACCTGACGAGGTGTTCGTTCAGTTCCAAGATCTGCTCATTGAGCAGGATCGTGAGATGGTCGAAAACCAGAAGCCGGAGCTGCTCCCGCTCGATCTTCAAGCGGAGCTGCACCTGAATACAGATCGATTGAGTATCGCGTACCGCAAACGGCTTCGGGAACTGGGCGTCACTTTCGGGACGGCTTAG
- a CDS encoding nucleotidyltransferase family protein, whose amino-acid sequence MKRKVVGVYLAAGSSRRMGTAKQSLEIAEGVRLGGIALLQALHAELHSVVVVVREGDSLDWLPKEAHMHRLLGRCRVEICADAGSGMAHSLRTGIQAAEEMGADGILVLLADQLFIDGPMLLRLTTAFREEAGYDYIASGDKGMPKPPVILGRGMWPAAVALEGDAGARSLFQLPAYRGQIVEEENQLKFMDVDTMDRYEQAKNIFMHQCM is encoded by the coding sequence GTGAAGAGGAAAGTTGTTGGCGTATACTTGGCGGCAGGCAGCAGCAGACGGATGGGGACAGCGAAGCAGTCATTAGAAATCGCCGAAGGCGTGCGGCTTGGCGGGATTGCCCTTCTGCAAGCTCTTCATGCCGAGCTGCATAGTGTGGTTGTTGTCGTGCGTGAAGGTGACTCCTTGGATTGGTTGCCAAAAGAAGCTCATATGCATAGGTTATTAGGCAGATGTCGTGTTGAGATATGTGCGGACGCTGGAAGCGGAATGGCGCACTCGCTGCGCACGGGGATCCAGGCAGCAGAAGAGATGGGCGCTGATGGTATCTTAGTCTTGCTGGCGGATCAGCTGTTCATAGATGGTCCCATGCTGCTTCGGCTTACGACTGCCTTTCGTGAGGAAGCGGGCTACGATTATATCGCCAGCGGGGATAAGGGGATGCCGAAGCCTCCTGTTATTTTGGGGCGAGGGATGTGGCCAGCGGCTGTTGCTTTGGAAGGGGATGCTGGGGCGCGGTCCTTGTTTCAATTGCCTGCGTACCGTGGTCAAATTGTGGAAGAGGAAAACCAGTTGAAATTTATGGATGTTGACACTATGGATCGCTATGAACAGGCGAAAAATATATTTATGCACCAATGTATGTGA
- the pucD gene encoding xanthine dehydrogenase subunit D, producing the protein MLLGRDTYVKKWIIRPDGEEKVTGKLRYLTDLTAPGMLHGKVLRSRYPHAWILSIDTSKAIMTPGVRVVVTAEDVPGLNLFGIAFPHQPVFCHDRVRYMGDALAAVAADTEEIAEYALSLIEVVYEPLPVVDDPETALDAGVIRLHPDGNLLHRTSLKHGDAETAFEGCAHIAQETYFTPRQMHTYMETEGGLFIPEDDGRLTVYSPTQHGYKDRMQLSRILGMAEEQIRVVSSPIGGSFGGKDELNVQPFGALMALKTGSPIKMHNSRRESIISGIKRHPMRIKMKTGVDQEGRLVAHQVSILADTGAYATLGCEVLNFATEHAIGPYNIPNVDVQGTSVYTNNGVSGEFRGFGGNQVIFAVESQIERLAEKLGMDAWELRKLNLRAPGDPGPMGQQIVQTDGAEQVWSKVKESPLWAKRAKLAREGEGAVQQADGEKQQDQVEKLRGIERDDKSEVQALWIRRGVGAAMVMHGAGLGLGIPDHSGGRIELTPEGKIQASFGFEEFGQGLYAALTLMLQDFFGCTAEDIRIVIGDTDRVPSSGSSTASRATTMMWRALQRLKPPFVQALLQQASALAGLAAEELATGAGGIHRKGDESGMPVVTYAQLAEAAEAAAKPIIAHTEFDYPTTPEGLIGAHYLYSYASVIVEVEVNMLTGRVKVLQTDHVIAAGPVINPMGFLGQIEGGSVMALGFTLTEDAVMQGSNYLRHNLDTYLVPTFKDSPHTIRVEAIEDLPEGDTFGPRGVGEIGSVGLAPAITAAVRQATGIWVNRLPISPENIVQSIDWLEGVEAID; encoded by the coding sequence ATGCTCCTAGGTCGTGATACGTATGTAAAAAAGTGGATTATCCGGCCTGACGGTGAAGAGAAGGTAACCGGAAAGCTCCGATATCTCACGGATTTAACCGCACCGGGTATGCTGCATGGGAAGGTGCTTCGCAGTCGTTACCCCCATGCATGGATTCTTTCCATCGATACAAGCAAGGCGATCATGACTCCGGGTGTGCGCGTCGTGGTAACGGCAGAGGATGTGCCTGGGTTGAATTTATTCGGCATTGCTTTCCCTCATCAGCCTGTGTTCTGTCATGATCGCGTTCGTTACATGGGGGACGCTTTGGCGGCAGTAGCTGCGGATACGGAAGAGATCGCTGAATATGCGCTTAGTCTGATCGAGGTTGTTTATGAACCATTACCTGTTGTAGATGATCCAGAAACGGCGCTAGACGCTGGCGTTATTAGGCTGCATCCCGATGGCAATTTACTGCACCGAACTAGCTTGAAGCATGGGGACGCAGAAACGGCATTCGAGGGGTGTGCGCATATTGCCCAGGAGACGTACTTTACGCCTCGTCAAATGCACACCTACATGGAAACCGAGGGCGGCTTATTTATCCCAGAAGATGACGGCCGATTAACGGTATATTCGCCTACGCAGCATGGCTATAAGGATCGGATGCAGCTGTCCAGGATTCTAGGGATGGCTGAGGAGCAAATTCGCGTTGTATCCAGTCCCATCGGCGGATCATTCGGCGGGAAGGATGAGCTCAATGTGCAGCCCTTCGGTGCCTTGATGGCATTAAAGACGGGATCCCCGATCAAGATGCACAATTCGCGTCGTGAATCCATCATATCTGGTATCAAACGGCATCCGATGCGGATTAAGATGAAGACTGGCGTGGATCAAGAGGGCCGTCTCGTCGCGCATCAAGTGAGCATCCTTGCTGATACAGGAGCCTATGCAACTTTGGGTTGTGAGGTCTTGAATTTTGCTACGGAACATGCGATAGGACCTTATAACATTCCGAATGTAGATGTTCAGGGGACGAGTGTATATACGAATAACGGCGTATCCGGTGAGTTTCGGGGCTTTGGCGGCAATCAGGTGATTTTTGCCGTTGAGAGCCAGATCGAGCGGTTAGCCGAGAAGCTCGGTATGGACGCTTGGGAGCTGCGCAAGCTGAACTTGCGTGCTCCGGGTGACCCGGGGCCGATGGGGCAGCAGATTGTGCAAACCGATGGCGCGGAACAAGTGTGGAGCAAGGTGAAGGAGTCGCCGCTCTGGGCGAAACGCGCGAAGTTGGCGCGGGAAGGCGAGGGAGCGGTACAGCAAGCCGATGGCGAGAAGCAGCAAGATCAAGTGGAGAAGCTGCGGGGTATAGAGCGGGATGACAAGAGCGAAGTTCAAGCCCTGTGGATCCGCCGAGGCGTCGGCGCAGCGATGGTGATGCACGGCGCCGGGCTCGGCCTAGGCATCCCGGATCACTCCGGCGGCCGCATCGAGCTCACGCCGGAGGGCAAGATCCAGGCCTCCTTCGGCTTCGAGGAGTTCGGGCAAGGGCTTTATGCAGCGCTCACGTTGATGCTGCAGGACTTTTTCGGCTGCACCGCCGAAGACATCCGCATCGTCATCGGCGATACGGATCGCGTGCCGAGCAGCGGATCCAGCACGGCCTCACGCGCCACCACGATGATGTGGCGCGCCCTGCAGCGGCTGAAGCCGCCGTTCGTGCAGGCGCTGCTTCAGCAGGCGTCTGCGCTCGCCGGCCTCGCAGCCGAAGAGCTGGCAACCGGCGCAGGCGGGATTCATCGCAAGGGCGATGAATCGGGCATGCCGGTTGTGACGTATGCGCAGTTGGCGGAGGCTGCTGAGGCAGCAGCCAAGCCGATCATCGCGCATACGGAGTTCGACTACCCGACGACGCCGGAAGGGCTGATCGGCGCTCATTATTTATACTCCTACGCATCCGTCATCGTGGAAGTGGAAGTGAACATGCTGACGGGGCGAGTGAAGGTGCTGCAAACCGATCACGTCATAGCAGCCGGCCCTGTTATTAATCCGATGGGGTTCCTCGGACAGATCGAGGGGGGCAGTGTGATGGCTCTGGGATTTACGTTGACTGAGGATGCTGTCATGCAGGGGAGTAACTACCTAAGGCATAATTTGGACACATACTTGGTCCCAACCTTCAAGGATAGCCCCCATACCATTCGGGTAGAAGCGATCGAAGATTTGCCCGAGGGTGATACTTTTGGCCCGCGCGGGGTTGGCGAAATTGGTTCCGTCGGTTTGGCCCCGGCCATTACCGCAGCGGTCCGTCAAGCAACGGGGATTTGGGTAAATCGACTCCCGATTTCACCGGAAAACATCGTGCAGTCCATCGACTGGTTAGAAGGGGTGGAGGCCATTGATTAA
- a CDS encoding response regulator transcription factor, translated as MIEVVKTLVVDDHPLFARATKTLLEEIDGIEVVGVVANAKQCLEQVELHQPALVFLDYQLPDLPGTEVAAQLKNRYPNMHIVIFTGIDVTGILNKLIEIKVSGVLSKESSERTIKNMVNCMLDGHTMLPLSFFHQMQLSGESTKDDCVLLEEEVLMMNMLVKGATHEQIAERIFMSKRTVDNYLRKIYDKWGAKSRTEALEKFIKSKYYTQA; from the coding sequence ATGATTGAAGTCGTCAAGACACTTGTTGTCGATGATCATCCATTATTTGCGCGTGCGACCAAAACGTTATTAGAAGAGATTGATGGTATTGAAGTTGTCGGTGTTGTCGCTAATGCCAAACAATGCTTGGAACAAGTGGAGCTGCATCAGCCTGCTCTCGTATTTCTAGATTATCAACTCCCTGATCTACCCGGTACAGAAGTTGCGGCCCAGTTAAAGAATAGGTATCCGAATATGCATATTGTTATTTTTACGGGAATCGATGTGACGGGCATTTTAAATAAATTAATCGAGATCAAAGTAAGTGGCGTTCTATCGAAGGAGTCGAGCGAACGAACGATTAAAAATATGGTGAATTGTATGTTGGATGGTCATACGATGCTGCCGTTATCCTTCTTTCACCAGATGCAATTAAGTGGGGAATCTACCAAGGATGACTGTGTGTTACTAGAAGAAGAAGTACTCATGATGAATATGTTGGTCAAGGGAGCGACTCATGAACAAATTGCGGAACGTATCTTTATGAGCAAGCGAACTGTCGATAATTATTTACGCAAGATTTACGATAAGTGGGGGGCAAAATCAAGAACAGAAGCACTCGAGAAGTTTATTAAAAGCAAATATTACACCCAGGCATAA
- a CDS encoding (2Fe-2S)-binding protein: protein MINTNYVLECSINGKGVTVPVPASKRMSDILRDDLLLTGTKVSCEIGRCGACMVLLDGKPVNSCLLMAYQAAGKEVTTIEGISAGEELHPVQQAMLEEGGLQCGYCTAGMVVTLTALWEENPTPTRAEAEEALCGNICRCTGYEGIFRAVERCGLSIKREG from the coding sequence TTGATTAATACAAACTATGTGCTTGAATGTTCGATTAATGGTAAGGGAGTCACGGTACCTGTCCCAGCTTCCAAACGGATGTCGGATATCCTGCGTGATGACTTGCTTTTAACAGGAACCAAAGTTTCTTGTGAAATAGGACGCTGCGGCGCCTGCATGGTACTGCTTGATGGTAAACCCGTTAATTCTTGTTTGCTTATGGCTTATCAAGCGGCGGGTAAGGAAGTGACAACCATTGAGGGGATATCGGCAGGGGAAGAGCTGCATCCCGTTCAGCAAGCTATGTTAGAGGAAGGAGGGCTGCAGTGCGGTTATTGTACCGCTGGTATGGTCGTTACGCTTACGGCTTTATGGGAAGAGAATCCTACCCCGACTAGGGCGGAGGCCGAAGAGGCACTCTGCGGCAATATATGCCGATGCACGGGCTATGAAGGCATTTTCAGAGCGGTAGAAAGATGTGGTTTGTCGATAAAAAGAGAGGGGTAG
- a CDS encoding sensor histidine kinase produces MKSKLLIGLFVSLFIGLQIWCSSITFQYPYIGIFLENNPQQQWVIKDLDIKGDASSKLDIKVGDIVKQMDGKLPDEFPYVQRWGVIEQVHTLLISRDGYEKEILISLNNTTNFDMIPLVEEFVCLFMAILLFTKMRSSPSARLLAAVFLSMAIIYMSLGASIRGDAIGKVLIGSFMMILPIVFLHFLVVFFKEKGEMNLRMRILKYLYAIVIIVFGLRGLYFIPAAKTLYRYDGTFTIGFFVFIIILNITVLSSLYMKVRKEHSYVSSIIKSVFYSLLISFLPIICLSFLPQLILGNWIYDPMYTSWSILIFPISFAYLIASNQLYDIGLVVRRFAFAGLLAIVPVSLFTGTYAFLFHQTADGKQILFIFVGSMILVSAVLYAAEYLTTRLEPFLFPRKFILQSALKKISRNLGTISSFRELKEIILVDIVGTLQVMGGAIVFQYKNDTEIIYEGEIDTSEVQKLVNSSSLLDHPLFTCMEMNSHEEYKSYLIMTRKKTNTMLAKEERQWLQLITTYLEVSLENVHLIRKLTARLQQLASELPHETGANDILWFRKVMFELQEEERIRIANDLHDTTMQDLFFLKRRISSLADKPTMHREDQVQLKNMNNFVEMINASLRQSCFELNPHLLKEVGLIQTLKMYLEKESYSTPFELEFQAGHAAVIETKDLLTKRHIFRIVQELLNNAKKHSQASKVTFQIAEKDNSFCLIYEDDGVGFHDRDEVHLEIGASGMGLEQMRSRVLHVGGRFELNARNGNGTKIIITIPTKEVISA; encoded by the coding sequence ATGAAAAGTAAACTATTAATAGGGTTATTTGTATCACTTTTCATTGGTTTACAAATTTGGTGTTCATCCATTACCTTCCAATACCCCTACATCGGGATTTTTCTTGAAAATAATCCACAGCAACAATGGGTCATTAAGGATTTGGATATTAAGGGTGATGCCAGTAGTAAACTTGACATCAAGGTAGGGGACATCGTTAAACAAATGGATGGCAAGCTTCCTGATGAATTTCCATATGTTCAGAGATGGGGAGTAATTGAGCAAGTTCATACCTTGTTAATTTCAAGAGATGGATATGAGAAAGAAATTTTGATAAGTCTCAATAATACGACTAATTTTGATATGATTCCGCTAGTAGAAGAATTTGTATGTCTATTCATGGCAATATTACTTTTTACTAAAATGCGCTCTTCTCCGTCAGCTAGGCTTCTCGCGGCTGTTTTTCTGAGTATGGCCATTATTTATATGAGCCTTGGAGCTTCGATACGTGGAGATGCAATTGGAAAGGTGTTAATCGGTAGTTTTATGATGATACTTCCAATCGTATTTTTGCACTTCTTGGTCGTCTTTTTCAAGGAAAAGGGCGAAATGAACTTGCGAATGCGGATTTTAAAATACTTGTATGCAATCGTAATCATAGTATTTGGTTTAAGAGGTTTATATTTTATACCGGCAGCGAAAACCCTGTATCGTTATGATGGAACTTTTACGATAGGCTTTTTCGTTTTTATCATTATTCTTAATATAACTGTTCTATCATCTCTTTATATGAAAGTTCGGAAAGAGCATTCGTATGTATCAAGCATTATAAAAAGTGTGTTTTATTCATTGTTAATTTCATTTTTACCCATCATTTGTCTCTCTTTTCTACCACAATTAATTTTGGGGAATTGGATCTATGACCCTATGTATACAAGTTGGTCTATATTAATTTTCCCTATCTCTTTTGCGTACTTGATTGCTTCAAATCAGTTGTATGATATCGGACTTGTTGTCAGGCGATTTGCGTTCGCTGGCCTTCTGGCAATCGTTCCGGTCAGCCTATTTACAGGGACATATGCTTTCTTATTTCACCAAACAGCAGACGGAAAGCAAATTCTATTCATTTTCGTCGGGTCGATGATTCTAGTTTCCGCAGTGTTGTATGCAGCCGAATATTTGACGACGCGGCTTGAACCGTTTTTGTTCCCAAGAAAATTCATTCTGCAATCTGCTTTGAAGAAAATTTCCAGAAACCTTGGGACCATTTCCAGTTTCCGTGAGTTGAAAGAGATCATACTCGTGGATATTGTTGGCACACTTCAGGTGATGGGTGGAGCCATTGTGTTCCAGTATAAAAACGATACCGAGATCATTTATGAAGGGGAAATAGATACTTCAGAAGTTCAGAAGCTTGTCAATTCGTCATCCTTGCTCGATCATCCACTTTTTACATGCATGGAGATGAATAGCCATGAAGAGTATAAGAGTTATTTGATTATGACACGCAAAAAGACGAATACGATGCTTGCGAAGGAAGAGAGGCAATGGCTGCAGCTGATTACAACCTATTTGGAAGTTAGCTTGGAAAATGTCCATTTGATCCGCAAGTTAACAGCCAGGCTGCAGCAATTAGCTTCCGAGCTTCCTCATGAAACGGGTGCGAATGATATTTTATGGTTTCGTAAGGTGATGTTTGAGCTTCAGGAAGAAGAAAGAATTCGAATTGCTAACGATCTTCATGATACGACAATGCAAGATCTGTTCTTTCTCAAAAGAAGAATATCCTCCCTGGCAGATAAGCCAACGATGCATCGCGAAGATCAGGTGCAGTTGAAAAATATGAATAATTTTGTGGAAATGATTAATGCTAGTCTGCGCCAAAGCTGCTTTGAGCTAAATCCCCATTTGCTAAAAGAGGTAGGTCTGATTCAAACGCTCAAGATGTACTTGGAGAAGGAGTCATATTCAACGCCATTTGAGCTTGAATTTCAAGCAGGACATGCTGCTGTCATCGAAACCAAAGATTTGCTTACGAAACGGCATATATTCCGAATCGTCCAAGAGCTACTCAATAATGCCAAAAAGCATTCTCAGGCTTCCAAAGTTACTTTCCAGATCGCGGAGAAAGACAATTCTTTTTGTTTAATTTATGAAGATGACGGGGTAGGATTTCATGACAGAGACGAAGTTCACCTGGAAATTGGCGCATCAGGCATGGGGCTTGAACAAATGAGGAGCAGAGTTTTGCACGTGGGTGGACGTTTTGAGCTTAACGCACGAAACGGTAATGGAACGAAAATTATCATCACGATTCCCACCAAGGAGGTAATTTCAGCATGA
- a CDS encoding BMP family ABC transporter substrate-binding protein yields the protein MTKKWMFSLTAILLMILTACSGQSTTTSTTTAPNASPASTPAGSTTPSSVEKKLPRVAFVYIGVPGDGGWTYEHDQGRLMLEKELGIKATTVENIPEGPDAERVFEELAQKNDIIFGTSFGYMDPMYNVAQKHPKVTFLHATGYKTLPNLGTYMGREYQSAYLVGMAAGKMTKNNHLGYVGAFPIPEVIYTINAFTLGAQSVNPDIDVSVVWSNTWFDPATEKQAAISLLDKGVDVLAAYQDSPASIQAAAERKVWGIGNDSDMGRFAPETYISNPKWNWGPYYVQTVKSVMDGTWKSSAYFGSMKEGITDIAPLGKNVPADVKALVEKKKQDILNGTFDVFQGPIVDQDGKTRFEQGKKMTDEEILGTTWFVKGIKGVIPK from the coding sequence ATGACAAAAAAATGGATGTTTTCCTTAACAGCTATCTTACTTATGATCTTAACCGCTTGCTCTGGACAATCAACTACGACTAGCACCACGACCGCACCTAATGCGTCCCCTGCTTCAACCCCAGCTGGCAGTACAACACCGTCATCAGTTGAGAAAAAGCTGCCTAGAGTTGCCTTTGTCTATATCGGAGTTCCCGGTGATGGAGGCTGGACCTACGAGCATGATCAAGGCCGTTTAATGTTGGAAAAAGAGCTTGGCATCAAAGCGACAACGGTTGAAAATATTCCTGAAGGTCCTGATGCGGAGCGAGTTTTTGAAGAATTAGCACAGAAGAACGATATCATTTTCGGAACTTCCTTCGGTTATATGGACCCAATGTACAATGTAGCTCAAAAGCACCCGAAGGTCACATTCCTACACGCAACTGGCTATAAAACACTGCCTAACCTCGGGACATACATGGGGCGCGAATACCAAAGTGCTTACCTCGTAGGTATGGCGGCCGGTAAAATGACCAAGAACAATCACTTGGGTTATGTCGGTGCATTCCCGATTCCGGAAGTTATTTATACCATTAATGCTTTTACTCTTGGAGCTCAAAGTGTTAACCCGGACATTGATGTATCAGTGGTTTGGAGCAATACGTGGTTCGATCCGGCGACAGAGAAGCAAGCTGCGATTTCTTTGCTGGACAAAGGCGTGGACGTTTTGGCTGCTTATCAAGATTCACCTGCAAGTATTCAAGCGGCAGCGGAACGCAAAGTGTGGGGGATCGGAAACGATTCGGATATGGGCCGATTTGCGCCGGAGACGTACATTTCGAACCCGAAATGGAACTGGGGACCTTACTATGTGCAGACGGTTAAAAGTGTCATGGATGGGACTTGGAAATCCAGCGCATATTTCGGCAGCATGAAAGAAGGCATTACAGATATAGCTCCACTTGGTAAAAATGTGCCAGCCGATGTTAAAGCTCTTGTCGAGAAGAAGAAGCAGGATATCTTGAATGGTACCTTCGACGTATTCCAAGGACCTATCGTGGATCAAGATGGCAAGACGCGTTTTGAACAGGGTAAAAAGATGACTGACGAAGAGATTTTGGGCACAACCTGGTTTGTTAAGGGCATTAAAGGTGTCATTCCTAAATAA